A window from Acropora palmata chromosome 14, jaAcrPala1.3, whole genome shotgun sequence encodes these proteins:
- the LOC141865890 gene encoding uncharacterized protein LOC141865890 isoform X2: MKCVFSQVLMPQGAVSRTSVRLGSRSDETSRCEGLLQGSCTENPSLVPLLNHSFEEICWQAYEDRRALVVVLLNPSGKGQFKAKMLSVLQNLQDNSRREDWFFWAAETTSDNGKKVLEKYGNGSEDQTIFLVPSTRQTPVFVDRIEGPVLTDFDQTRLFDKIKAMIHGLSIEREQQEQWRQLRKQQEDELQQVISGTHHQLSIVEDNLATDEDQAINQTQDNTKDKTCSKEHDNGNSEEVTITVSVTIFFFLSYTLIYVHKDITLLQTEHRKKVKQQVQSRQVNFIINNNSNNNLICEGRRLNETARSNTNRQGVPKFYD; this comes from the exons ATGAAGTGTGTGTTTTCCCAAGTGTTGATGCCCCAAGGGGCCGTGTCGCGAACATCTGTCAGGCTGGGAAGCAGAAGCGATGAGACAAGCAGGTGTGAGGGTCTCCTGCAGGGTTCATGCACAGAAAACCCTTCCTTGGTGCCTTTGCTGAACCACTCTTTTGAAGAG ATATGCTGGCAGGCATATGAAGATCGAAGGGCATTAGTGGTTGTCCTACTTAATCCTTCCGGTAAGGGCCAATTTAAAGCCAAGATGCTAAG TGTGTTACAAAATCTACAAGACAATAGTAGAAGAGAAGATTGGTTTTTTTGGGCCGCAGAAACAACCTCTGATAATGGAAAAAAGG TCCTTGAGAAATATGGAAATGGAAGTGAGGaccaaacaatttttttggtgcCATCTACTCGACAAACCCCAGTGTTTGTTGATCGTATTGAAG GTCCTGTCCTCACTGACTTTGATCAAACAAGGttgtttgataaaattaaGGCCATGATTCATGGCCTTAGTATTGAAAG AGAGCAACAAGAGCAATGGAGACAGTTGCGCAAACAGCAAGAAGACGAATTGCAACAGGTGATATCTGGCACTCACCATCAGTTGAGCATTGTGGAGGACAATCTCGCCACTGATGAAGACCAAGCCATCAACCAAACACAA gATAATACTAAAGACAAGACTTGTTCAAAG GAACATGACAATGGTAACAGTGAAGAGGTAACAATAACAGTGTctgtcacaatttttttttttttaagctacACTTTGATTTATGTTCATAAGGATATAACACTTTTACAAACAGAGcacaggaaaaaagtgaaacaacAAGTACAATCAAGACAAGTCAATTTcatcatcaataataatagtaacaataacTTAATTTGTGAGGGTAGAAGACTTAATGAAACTGCTAGATCTAATACCAACAGGCAAGGAGTTCCAAAGTTTTATGactga
- the LOC141865585 gene encoding pyroglutamylated RF-amide peptide receptor-like has translation SGLFIIITPNYVINMSSYPVPDGLAGEIFCRLVYSKFFIFTFGKGSVLTITCLAVERWFFLMKPSKYKANFNRRKIYKYLAFIWLTSMVTQGYKLFYVRYSKRTCSFIPLSTILLNKHIETAVITAYVSITFFCPTFVTWVAFIHIYFRISKYTTLKENRGRRRRRALLRMCAITSLVLTVCWFPTEVCYIINQYGFPVLNFGTPFREFTVLLALANSFVNPWIYAVSNRRYRHILTLFFRSFYTSSS, from the coding sequence TCAGGTCTCTTTATAATCATCACCCCGAACTACGTTATCAACATGTCCTCGTACCCAGTCCCTGACGGTCTGGCGGGGGAAATTTTCTGTCGATTGGTTTACTCAAAGTTTTTTATCTTCACATTTGGAAAAGGTTCCGTTCTTACTATCACATGCCTTGCCGTTGAGCGCTGGTTCTTTTTAATGAAACCTTCGAAGTATAAAGCGAACTTCAACCGACGCAAAATCTACAAATACCTTGCATTCATTTGGCTGACATCAATGGTTACACAGGGATACAAACTCTTTTACGTGCGTTATTCTAAACGTACGTGCTCGTTTATTCCTCTCTCCACCATTCTTCTCAACAAACACATTGAAACTGCAGTGATAACCGCATATGTTTCAATCACATTTTTCTGCCCAACATTTGTTAcgtgggtcgcattcatccACATATACTTCAGAATCAGCAAGTATACGACATTAAAAGAGAATCGGGGACGACGAAGAAGGCGAGCTTTGCTGAGAATGTGTGCAATTACATCACTGGTACTTACGGTATGTTGGTTTCCAACAGAAGTCTGCTACATTATTAACCAATATGGATTCCCAGTTCTTAATTTCGGGACACCTTTTCGCGAATTTACGGTGTTACTTGCACTGGCTAATTCATTTGTAAATCCTTGGATTTATGCTGTGTCAAACAGACGTTACAGACACATATTGACGttgttttttcgttctttttacACCTCATCATCCTAG
- the LOC141865484 gene encoding ferric-chelate reductase 1-like isoform X2 — MKGSRVTFELSGKKKWISVGFNFKAEMDGTDSIICSALPNGSTLIGHYPVIGHKTPIRTKQVIKELKFEGISYEGGVVKCKFSRQKSSKMMAVDLNKDLYIIFASGPVGEDGSLMEHRWFSHSMSPVNLAEIEILEVSSYDLLVIQLHAVLMVLAWVGFATLGMFIARYMRPVWGEKEICGKRIWFVVHITIMLCTALLTIFGSALAFLYVGSWSEDAGAHPFIGVIVLIITVLQPIIAFFRPPVNSGRRRVLFNWAHRGVVLMALALAVLNIFLGCVLPAFHLENSAVYVMIVYLLALASVCGFEFYLSLCTKTDADDFNVLSRSDGDEVEVAVTSRRQNSGDFRKKLRLHNMIFGVLILVLGVVCLAMSVLLMADNEDDDD; from the exons ATGAAAGGCTCACGGGTCACATTTGAGTtgagtggaaaaaaaaagtggattTCAGTTGGATTCAACTTTAAAGCTGAAATG GATGGTACTGACAGCATCATTTGCTCAGCTTTGCCAAATGGAAGTACCCTGATTGGCCACTATCCTGTAATTGGACATAAGACGCCAATCAGAACCAAACAG GTTATTAAAGAGTTGAAATTCGAAGGAATTTCCTATGAAGGTGGAGTTGTCAAATGCAA GTTTTCCAGGCAGAAATCAAGCAAGATGATGGCTGTGGATCTAAATAAGGATTTGTATATAATATTTGCATCAGGGCCCGTAG GTGAAGATGGCTCGCTCATGGAACACAGATGGTTCAGTCACTCAATGAGCCCAGTTAATCTGGCAGAAATTGAGATCCTGGAAGTTTCATCCTATGACCTGTTGGTGATCCAGCTTCATG CTGTTTTGATGGTTCTCGCATGGGTTGGTTTTGCCACCTTGGGAATGTTTATTGCCCGATATATGAGGCCAGTATGGGGTGAAAAGGAGATATGTGGCAAGAGAATTTGGTTTGTG GTTCACATAACCATCATGTTATGCACAGCCTTGTTAACAATCTTTGGATCAGCTTTAGCCTTTCTTTATGTTGGAAGCTGGTCTGAG GATGCTGGCGCACATCCGTTCATCGGAGTTATTGTTCTCATCATTACAGTGTTGCAACCAATAATTGCATTTTTCAGGCCTCCTGTCAACTCTGGGAGAAG GCGAGTTCTATTTAACTGGGCTCATCGTGGGGTCGTATTGATGGCGTTAGCCTTAGCAG TGCTTAACATTTTCCTGGGTTGTGTTTTACCCGCGTTTCACTTGGAGAATTCAGCAGTATATGTTATGATCGTGTACCTACTGGCCCTTGCTTCGGTTTGCGGATTCGAATTCTACCTGAGCCTCTGCACAAAAACCGACGCTGACGACTTCAACGTTCTTTCGAGATCGGATGGTGACGAGGTAGAAGTGGCTGTGACTTCCCGCAGACAGAATAGCGGTGATTTTCGAAAG AAATTGAGATTACACAACATGATATTTGGCGTGCTCATTCTAGTGCTCGGCGTTGTATGTTTGGCAATGTCAGTGCTGTTGATGGCTGACAATGAAGACGATGACGACTAA
- the LOC141865890 gene encoding uncharacterized protein LOC141865890 isoform X3: protein MLMPQGAVSRTSVRLGSRSDETSRCEGLLQGSCTENPSLVPLLNHSFEEICWQAYEDRRALVVVLLNPSGKGQFKAKMLSVLQNLQDNSRREDWFFWAAETTSDNGKKVLEKYGNGSEDQTIFLVPSTRQTPVFVDRIEGPVLTDFDQTRLFDKIKAMIHGLSIEREQQEQWRQLRKQQEDELQQVISGTHHQLSIVEDNLATDEDQAINQTQDNTKDKTCSKEHDNGNSEEVTITVSVTIFFFLSYTLIYVHKDITLLQTEHRKKVKQQVQSRQVNFIINNNSNNNLICEGRRLNETARSNTNRQGVPKFYD from the exons A TGTTGATGCCCCAAGGGGCCGTGTCGCGAACATCTGTCAGGCTGGGAAGCAGAAGCGATGAGACAAGCAGGTGTGAGGGTCTCCTGCAGGGTTCATGCACAGAAAACCCTTCCTTGGTGCCTTTGCTGAACCACTCTTTTGAAGAG ATATGCTGGCAGGCATATGAAGATCGAAGGGCATTAGTGGTTGTCCTACTTAATCCTTCCGGTAAGGGCCAATTTAAAGCCAAGATGCTAAG TGTGTTACAAAATCTACAAGACAATAGTAGAAGAGAAGATTGGTTTTTTTGGGCCGCAGAAACAACCTCTGATAATGGAAAAAAGG TCCTTGAGAAATATGGAAATGGAAGTGAGGaccaaacaatttttttggtgcCATCTACTCGACAAACCCCAGTGTTTGTTGATCGTATTGAAG GTCCTGTCCTCACTGACTTTGATCAAACAAGGttgtttgataaaattaaGGCCATGATTCATGGCCTTAGTATTGAAAG AGAGCAACAAGAGCAATGGAGACAGTTGCGCAAACAGCAAGAAGACGAATTGCAACAGGTGATATCTGGCACTCACCATCAGTTGAGCATTGTGGAGGACAATCTCGCCACTGATGAAGACCAAGCCATCAACCAAACACAA gATAATACTAAAGACAAGACTTGTTCAAAG GAACATGACAATGGTAACAGTGAAGAGGTAACAATAACAGTGTctgtcacaatttttttttttttaagctacACTTTGATTTATGTTCATAAGGATATAACACTTTTACAAACAGAGcacaggaaaaaagtgaaacaacAAGTACAATCAAGACAAGTCAATTTcatcatcaataataatagtaacaataacTTAATTTGTGAGGGTAGAAGACTTAATGAAACTGCTAGATCTAATACCAACAGGCAAGGAGTTCCAAAGTTTTATGactga
- the LOC141865890 gene encoding uncharacterized protein LOC141865890 isoform X1 has product MLSVSQLPLPNGASSPYKTMKCVFSQVLMPQGAVSRTSVRLGSRSDETSRCEGLLQGSCTENPSLVPLLNHSFEEICWQAYEDRRALVVVLLNPSGKGQFKAKMLSVLQNLQDNSRREDWFFWAAETTSDNGKKVLEKYGNGSEDQTIFLVPSTRQTPVFVDRIEGPVLTDFDQTRLFDKIKAMIHGLSIEREQQEQWRQLRKQQEDELQQVISGTHHQLSIVEDNLATDEDQAINQTQDNTKDKTCSKEHDNGNSEEVTITVSVTIFFFLSYTLIYVHKDITLLQTEHRKKVKQQVQSRQVNFIINNNSNNNLICEGRRLNETARSNTNRQGVPKFYD; this is encoded by the exons ATGTTAAGTGTCTCCCAGTTGCCATTGCCCAATGGGGCCTCATCACCTTACAAAACTATGAAGTGTGTGTTTTCCCAAGTGTTGATGCCCCAAGGGGCCGTGTCGCGAACATCTGTCAGGCTGGGAAGCAGAAGCGATGAGACAAGCAGGTGTGAGGGTCTCCTGCAGGGTTCATGCACAGAAAACCCTTCCTTGGTGCCTTTGCTGAACCACTCTTTTGAAGAG ATATGCTGGCAGGCATATGAAGATCGAAGGGCATTAGTGGTTGTCCTACTTAATCCTTCCGGTAAGGGCCAATTTAAAGCCAAGATGCTAAG TGTGTTACAAAATCTACAAGACAATAGTAGAAGAGAAGATTGGTTTTTTTGGGCCGCAGAAACAACCTCTGATAATGGAAAAAAGG TCCTTGAGAAATATGGAAATGGAAGTGAGGaccaaacaatttttttggtgcCATCTACTCGACAAACCCCAGTGTTTGTTGATCGTATTGAAG GTCCTGTCCTCACTGACTTTGATCAAACAAGGttgtttgataaaattaaGGCCATGATTCATGGCCTTAGTATTGAAAG AGAGCAACAAGAGCAATGGAGACAGTTGCGCAAACAGCAAGAAGACGAATTGCAACAGGTGATATCTGGCACTCACCATCAGTTGAGCATTGTGGAGGACAATCTCGCCACTGATGAAGACCAAGCCATCAACCAAACACAA gATAATACTAAAGACAAGACTTGTTCAAAG GAACATGACAATGGTAACAGTGAAGAGGTAACAATAACAGTGTctgtcacaatttttttttttttaagctacACTTTGATTTATGTTCATAAGGATATAACACTTTTACAAACAGAGcacaggaaaaaagtgaaacaacAAGTACAATCAAGACAAGTCAATTTcatcatcaataataatagtaacaataacTTAATTTGTGAGGGTAGAAGACTTAATGAAACTGCTAGATCTAATACCAACAGGCAAGGAGTTCCAAAGTTTTATGactga
- the LOC141865890 gene encoding uncharacterized protein LOC141865890 isoform X5, whose product MHQRICWQAYEDRRALVVVLLNPSGKGQFKAKMLSVLQNLQDNSRREDWFFWAAETTSDNGKKVLEKYGNGSEDQTIFLVPSTRQTPVFVDRIEGPVLTDFDQTRLFDKIKAMIHGLSIEREQQEQWRQLRKQQEDELQQVISGTHHQLSIVEDNLATDEDQAINQTQDNTKDKTCSKEHDNGNSEEVTITVSVTIFFFLSYTLIYVHKDITLLQTEHRKKVKQQVQSRQVNFIINNNSNNNLICEGRRLNETARSNTNRQGVPKFYD is encoded by the exons atgcatcaaAGA ATATGCTGGCAGGCATATGAAGATCGAAGGGCATTAGTGGTTGTCCTACTTAATCCTTCCGGTAAGGGCCAATTTAAAGCCAAGATGCTAAG TGTGTTACAAAATCTACAAGACAATAGTAGAAGAGAAGATTGGTTTTTTTGGGCCGCAGAAACAACCTCTGATAATGGAAAAAAGG TCCTTGAGAAATATGGAAATGGAAGTGAGGaccaaacaatttttttggtgcCATCTACTCGACAAACCCCAGTGTTTGTTGATCGTATTGAAG GTCCTGTCCTCACTGACTTTGATCAAACAAGGttgtttgataaaattaaGGCCATGATTCATGGCCTTAGTATTGAAAG AGAGCAACAAGAGCAATGGAGACAGTTGCGCAAACAGCAAGAAGACGAATTGCAACAGGTGATATCTGGCACTCACCATCAGTTGAGCATTGTGGAGGACAATCTCGCCACTGATGAAGACCAAGCCATCAACCAAACACAA gATAATACTAAAGACAAGACTTGTTCAAAG GAACATGACAATGGTAACAGTGAAGAGGTAACAATAACAGTGTctgtcacaatttttttttttttaagctacACTTTGATTTATGTTCATAAGGATATAACACTTTTACAAACAGAGcacaggaaaaaagtgaaacaacAAGTACAATCAAGACAAGTCAATTTcatcatcaataataatagtaacaataacTTAATTTGTGAGGGTAGAAGACTTAATGAAACTGCTAGATCTAATACCAACAGGCAAGGAGTTCCAAAGTTTTATGactga
- the LOC141865484 gene encoding ferric-chelate reductase 1-like isoform X1: MERIRIHTRDAGAIFLAVLLWQGISGSVRGTQLSPKHGDSDPKLVFSGNDCGKTKGCYFNPESCSNSPNNCNYFVSYTMKGSRVTFELSGKKKWISVGFNFKAEMDGTDSIICSALPNGSTLIGHYPVIGHKTPIRTKQVIKELKFEGISYEGGVVKCKFSRQKSSKMMAVDLNKDLYIIFASGPVGEDGSLMEHRWFSHSMSPVNLAEIEILEVSSYDLLVIQLHAVLMVLAWVGFATLGMFIARYMRPVWGEKEICGKRIWFVVHITIMLCTALLTIFGSALAFLYVGSWSEDAGAHPFIGVIVLIITVLQPIIAFFRPPVNSGRRRVLFNWAHRGVVLMALALAVLNIFLGCVLPAFHLENSAVYVMIVYLLALASVCGFEFYLSLCTKTDADDFNVLSRSDGDEVEVAVTSRRQNSGDFRKKLRLHNMIFGVLILVLGVVCLAMSVLLMADNEDDDD; encoded by the exons ATGGAACGTATTAGAATCCACACCCGTGATGCTGGTGCGATCTTCCTTGCAGTTTTACTGTGGCAAG GTATTTCAGGCTCCGTCAGAGGAACTCAGTTATCACCAAAGCATGGAGACAGTGATCCGAAGTTAGTG TTTTCAGGAAATGACTgcggaaaaacaaaaggctgCTATTTCAATCCAGAATCTTGCTCAAATTCACCAAATAACTGCAACTACTTTGTATCATACACAATGAAAGGCTCACGGGTCACATTTGAGTtgagtggaaaaaaaaagtggattTCAGTTGGATTCAACTTTAAAGCTGAAATG GATGGTACTGACAGCATCATTTGCTCAGCTTTGCCAAATGGAAGTACCCTGATTGGCCACTATCCTGTAATTGGACATAAGACGCCAATCAGAACCAAACAG GTTATTAAAGAGTTGAAATTCGAAGGAATTTCCTATGAAGGTGGAGTTGTCAAATGCAA GTTTTCCAGGCAGAAATCAAGCAAGATGATGGCTGTGGATCTAAATAAGGATTTGTATATAATATTTGCATCAGGGCCCGTAG GTGAAGATGGCTCGCTCATGGAACACAGATGGTTCAGTCACTCAATGAGCCCAGTTAATCTGGCAGAAATTGAGATCCTGGAAGTTTCATCCTATGACCTGTTGGTGATCCAGCTTCATG CTGTTTTGATGGTTCTCGCATGGGTTGGTTTTGCCACCTTGGGAATGTTTATTGCCCGATATATGAGGCCAGTATGGGGTGAAAAGGAGATATGTGGCAAGAGAATTTGGTTTGTG GTTCACATAACCATCATGTTATGCACAGCCTTGTTAACAATCTTTGGATCAGCTTTAGCCTTTCTTTATGTTGGAAGCTGGTCTGAG GATGCTGGCGCACATCCGTTCATCGGAGTTATTGTTCTCATCATTACAGTGTTGCAACCAATAATTGCATTTTTCAGGCCTCCTGTCAACTCTGGGAGAAG GCGAGTTCTATTTAACTGGGCTCATCGTGGGGTCGTATTGATGGCGTTAGCCTTAGCAG TGCTTAACATTTTCCTGGGTTGTGTTTTACCCGCGTTTCACTTGGAGAATTCAGCAGTATATGTTATGATCGTGTACCTACTGGCCCTTGCTTCGGTTTGCGGATTCGAATTCTACCTGAGCCTCTGCACAAAAACCGACGCTGACGACTTCAACGTTCTTTCGAGATCGGATGGTGACGAGGTAGAAGTGGCTGTGACTTCCCGCAGACAGAATAGCGGTGATTTTCGAAAG AAATTGAGATTACACAACATGATATTTGGCGTGCTCATTCTAGTGCTCGGCGTTGTATGTTTGGCAATGTCAGTGCTGTTGATGGCTGACAATGAAGACGATGACGACTAA
- the LOC141865890 gene encoding uncharacterized protein LOC141865890 isoform X4 has protein sequence MLSVSQLPLPNGASSPYKTMKCVFSQVLMPQGAVSRTSVRLGSRSDETSRCEGLLQGSCTENPSLVPLLNHSFEEICWQAYEDRRALVVVLLNPSGKGQFKAKMLSVLQNLQDNSRREDWFFWAAETTSDNGKKVLEKYGNGSEDQTIFLVPSTRQTPVFVDRIEGPVLTDFDQTRLFDKIKAMIHGLSIEREQQEQWRQLRKQQEDELQQVISGTHHQLSIVEDNLATDEDQAINQTQDNTKDKTCSKEHDNGNSEEINIGKQRHKGLFGEPKDGVRI, from the exons ATGTTAAGTGTCTCCCAGTTGCCATTGCCCAATGGGGCCTCATCACCTTACAAAACTATGAAGTGTGTGTTTTCCCAAGTGTTGATGCCCCAAGGGGCCGTGTCGCGAACATCTGTCAGGCTGGGAAGCAGAAGCGATGAGACAAGCAGGTGTGAGGGTCTCCTGCAGGGTTCATGCACAGAAAACCCTTCCTTGGTGCCTTTGCTGAACCACTCTTTTGAAGAG ATATGCTGGCAGGCATATGAAGATCGAAGGGCATTAGTGGTTGTCCTACTTAATCCTTCCGGTAAGGGCCAATTTAAAGCCAAGATGCTAAG TGTGTTACAAAATCTACAAGACAATAGTAGAAGAGAAGATTGGTTTTTTTGGGCCGCAGAAACAACCTCTGATAATGGAAAAAAGG TCCTTGAGAAATATGGAAATGGAAGTGAGGaccaaacaatttttttggtgcCATCTACTCGACAAACCCCAGTGTTTGTTGATCGTATTGAAG GTCCTGTCCTCACTGACTTTGATCAAACAAGGttgtttgataaaattaaGGCCATGATTCATGGCCTTAGTATTGAAAG AGAGCAACAAGAGCAATGGAGACAGTTGCGCAAACAGCAAGAAGACGAATTGCAACAGGTGATATCTGGCACTCACCATCAGTTGAGCATTGTGGAGGACAATCTCGCCACTGATGAAGACCAAGCCATCAACCAAACACAA gATAATACTAAAGACAAGACTTGTTCAAAG GAACATGACAATGGTAACAGTGAAGAG ATAAACATCGGAAAGCAAAGACATAAGGGACTTTTTGGAGAACCAAAGGATGGGGTCAGAATATGA